The DNA sequence TGATGGCCTTCTTCACCACGTCGACCGGCACCCTCCTGGCCGCCGAGAAGAACGCGGGCGTGCGGCACCACGTCGCGCTCTCCATCGTCGGCACGGACAGCCTGCCGGACAGCGGCTACCTGCGCGCCAAGCTCGCCCAGGAGCAGCTCATCCGCGAGTCGGGCGTCGGCTACTCGATCGTGCGGGCGACCCAGTTCTTCGAGTTCACCACGGCCATCGCCGACTCCTCCATGGTCGACGGAGTCCTGCGCCTCTCGCCCGCGCACTACCAGCCGATGGCCTCCGACGACGTGGCGTCGGCCGTGGCGCGAGCCGCGCTGGCTGCTCCCCTCAACGGGGTCAAGGAGATCGGCGGGCCGGAGCGGGTGCGGATGTCCGAGTTCATCCCGGCCGCACTGGCTGCAGCCGGCGACACCCGCGAGCTCGTCGTCGACGAGCACGCGACCTACTTCGGGACCGAGCTCGGCGACGACAGCCTCGTGCCCGGCCCGGACGCCGAGCTGGGCTCGACCACCTACGAGGCGTGGGCGAAGGAGCCGGCGTGAACCCGGACCCGCACTCCCCCGACCTGCTCGCCATGGCGCAGGAGGCCGACGTCGAGATCGTCGCCGCGGAGGCCCTCGTCGTTGCCCGCACCACCGTCGTCGCCGGGACGGACGACGACGGCGCCAGCAGCCTCGCCACGGCCGAGCTCGGCTACTACGAGGCGGAGCTGCGCAGCCTGCGCGACGCGGCCACCGGGCTCGACGCGGCGGAGCACCACCGGCAGCTGCCCTGAGGCGGGCGCCGGCGGGGCCGCGCGCAGGTGTGTCCGCGTGCGGCGGCCGGGCGCGCGGGCGTGTCCGCGGGTGCCCACCTGGGGTTCACTGGTGGGGTTCACTGGTGGCGTGCGCGCGGTGCAGCGCTTCGGATCGGCTCCCCTGCCGGGCGGGGGCCGGGTCGCGTATGCCGTCACGGGCA is a window from the Phycicoccus sp. M110.8 genome containing:
- a CDS encoding SDR family oxidoreductase; its protein translation is MKVVVIGGTGLIGSKVVQMLTTHGHEAVAASLQTGVDTLTGEGVAYVLAGADVVVDVTNSPSFADDDVMAFFTTSTGTLLAAEKNAGVRHHVALSIVGTDSLPDSGYLRAKLAQEQLIRESGVGYSIVRATQFFEFTTAIADSSMVDGVLRLSPAHYQPMASDDVASAVARAALAAPLNGVKEIGGPERVRMSEFIPAALAAAGDTRELVVDEHATYFGTELGDDSLVPGPDAELGSTTYEAWAKEPA